The Pyrus communis chromosome 9, drPyrComm1.1, whole genome shotgun sequence genome has a segment encoding these proteins:
- the LOC137744035 gene encoding protein TRANSPARENT TESTA 9-like isoform X1, with protein MAIDKTHRFSSMNCCSWISRNSRIEAPLLQYLSIMIQNMNSDLSIYYCFSNDYINNIIGHKFEFGGDLALYYVSFLRAVGNKLNKDTLCLLLKVHGDAVVSFPLYDEALKFAHHGDKMIQTAICALTLSIYNVSDNMVYQYITTPPVSKYFSDMVSSLSKKFCHLDALVHDAEMRTRQKKEEILLETDKIVDDLYYLKDILGIGESRLSRAVTENLLRILIVPILLPLLQMGQSNGSNLSAVTSFYTISCLLQVIGGKGMFNSVAEVILYPHMASSVRDAVQGDSTESNGHAKSILSEMGIVSSSHETEGAENNSLLTDTVSIKRSGILAHIFSENRSLLLASLFLLFILAETKDLHPLPAQMTGLSGMQYMIDVDGSIGNLLWKHMDVILNALLKVLASQPPYSILIQWHAGWFLRKLLICQGKGLSDHNFQLFNTSYQQSRECLQKELDGCWFDHIPEAFRNEWANCKAALLEASQCKDPFFVLELDVNQQTTDGDAASYFAWQRMVDNVKVFILHLQLKSTISKGELLEEPWLDSSAIADSSNMHASNGVSASFGSEVALGSGIPCRISFSNAGIRDIYLIPVAKKTSGKVILAEKHPFCSQRGIVLAIAPLAGLIPKIDEDQPTWLHLQIRESEPKLHKSKVRGQRLGKSDRVADGRWTLGFPNAKACEAARLSILEETRKQRSSVESVLAPLLQNSCLGNLSESEDE; from the exons ATGGCGATAGACAAGACCCATCGATTTTCGAGTATGAACTGTTGTTCATG GATCAGTAGAAATTCAAGAATTGAGGCACCGTTGCTTCAGTATCTGAGTATAATGATTCAAAATATGAATAGTGACCTTTCAATTT ATTATTGTTTTAGCAATGACTACATCAACAATATTATAGGACACAAGTTTGAATTTGGAGGAGATCTAGCGTTATATTATGTTTCCTTTTtgag AGCAGTGGgcaataaattaaacaaagataCACTTTGCCTTCTTCTGAAGGTTCACGGG GATGCTGTAGTGTCATTTCCCCTGTATGATGAGGCTCTCAAATTTGCCCACCATGGGGATAAGATGATTCAGACAGCTATTTGTGCATTAACTCTCAGTATATATAATG TTAGTGATAATATGGTTTATCAATATATAACAACTCCTCCAGTCTCAAAGTATTTCTCAGATATGGTTTCAAGCTTAAGCAAGAAGTTCTGTCATCTAGATGCCCTTGTCCACGATGCAGA GATGCGTACACgtcaaaagaaagaagaaatacTTTTGGAAACTGATAAGATAGTCGATGATCTGTATTACTTGAAGGACATACTTGGTATTGGCGAGTCTCGTTTGAGTAGAGCAGTTACTGAAAATCTTCTTAGAATATTAATCGTTCCTATATTACTCCCATTACTGCAGATGGGGCAGAGTAAC GGCTCAAATCTGTCTGCAGTTACGTCTTTCTATACTATTTCTTGTCTTCTTCAAGTCATTGGTGGAAAAGGCATGTTCAACTCTGTCGCCGAAGTTATTTTATATCCTCATATGGCCTCAAGTGTGAGAGATGCTGTTCAAGGGGACTCAACTGAGAGCAATGGTCATGCTAAATCTATATTGAGTGAAATGGGAATAGTATCTTCTAGTCATGAGACTGAAGGAGCAGAAAATAATAGCCTCCTTACTGATACTGTCTCTATCAAAAG GAGTGGAATACTAGCACATATTTTCTCCGAGAATCGTAGTCTATTGCTAGCATCACTATTCTTGTTGTTTATTTTAGCAGAAACGAAAG ATCTTCATCCTTTGCCGGCTCAAATGACTGGATTAAGTGGAATGCAATATATGATT GATGTGGATGGTAGTATTGGAAATCTCCTATGGAAACATATGGATGTG ATTTTAAATGCATTATTGAAGGTTTTAGCAAGTCAACCACCTTACTCTATACTAATACAATGGCATGCAGGGTGGTTCTTGCGGAAGCTTTTGATTTGTCAAGGAAAAGGGCTTAGCGATCATAATTTCCAGCTATTCAAT ACCTCATATCAGCAGTCCCGTGAATGTCTTCAGAAAGAACTTGATGGATGCTGGTTTGATCATATCCCAGAGGCTTTCAGAAATGAATGGGCAAACTGTAAAGCAG CTCTCCTGGAAGCATCCCAATGTAAAGATCCTTTTTTTGTTCTCGAGCTTGATGTTAACCAACAAACTACTGATG GTGATGCAGCTTCATACTTTGCTTGGCAGAGGATGGTTGACAATGTGAAG GTTTTTATTCTCCATCTTCAACTTAAATCAACAATTTCCAAAGGAGAATTGCTTGAAGAGCCCTGGCTGGACAGCAGTGCAATTGCTGATTCTAGTAATATGCATGCTTCAAATGGTGTGTCTGCAAGCTTTGGGTCGGAGGTTGCTTTAG GATCTGGAATTCCATGTAGAATTTCATTTTCCAACGCTGGAATCAGGGATATCTACCTGATACCTGTGGCAAAGAAAACATCTGGAAAAGTGATTCTTGCAGAGAAGCATCCTTTCTGCAGTCAACGAGGAATTGTACTTGCTATTGCACCATTGGCTGGTTTAATT CCAAAAATAGACGAGGATCAGCCGACATGGTTGCATCTTCAGATAAGAGAGTCTGAACCAAAACTCCACAAAAGTAAAGTTAGAGGCCAACGTTTGGGGAAGTCCGATCGTGTGGCTGATGGGAGATGGACACTTGGTTTTCCAAATGCCAAAGCTTGCGAAGCTGCTCGATTGTCAATACTTGAGGAAACAAGGAAGCAAAGATCATCTGTCGAGAGTGTACTTGCTCCTCTCCTGCAGAATAGTTGTCTCGGAAATTTATCAGAGAGCGAAGATGAGTGA
- the LOC137744035 gene encoding protein TRANSPARENT TESTA 9-like isoform X3, whose protein sequence is MWRSFWRSIDRFSLQYFKYVINELRKIKVVDGHNRELVIDLLQSIVELVTYGDRQDPSIFEYFMEYQVLSEFVRVLRISRNSRIEAPLLQYLSIMIQNMNSDLSIYYCFSNDYINNIIGHKFEFGGDLALYYVSFLRAVGNKLNKDTLCLLLKVHGDAVVSFPLYDEALKFAHHGDKMIQTAICALTLSIYNVSDNMVYQYITTPPVSKYFSDMVSSLSKKFCHLDALVHDAEMRTRQKKEEILLETDKIVDDLYYLKDILGIGESRLSRAVTENLLRILIVPILLPLLQMGQSNGSNLSAVTSFYTISCLLQVIGGKGMFNSVAEVILYPHMASSVRDAVQGDSTESNGHAKSILSEMGIVSSSHETEGAENNSLLTDTVSIKRSGILAHIFSENRSLLLASLFLLFILAETKDLHPLPAQMTGLSGMQYMIDVDGSIGNLLWKHMDVILNALLKVLASQPPYSILIQWHAGWFLRKLLICQGKGLSDHNFQLFNTSYQQSRECLQKELDGCWFDHIPEAFRNEWANCKAALLEASQCKDPFFVLELDVNQQTTDGDAASYFAWQRMVDNVKVFILHLQLKSTISKGELLEEPWLDSSAIADSSNMHASNGVSASFGSEVALGSGIPCRISFSNAGIRDIYLIPVAKKTSGKVILAEKHPFCSQRGIVLAIAPLAGLIPKIDEDQPTWLHLQIRESEPKLHKSKVRGQRLGKSDRVADGRWTLGFPNAKACEAARLSILEETRKQRSSVESVLAPLLQNSCLGNLSESEDE, encoded by the exons ATGTGGCGCTCTTTCTGGCGCTCCATCGACCGCTTCTCGCTCCAGTACTTCAA GTACGTAATCAATGAACTGCGGAAGATCAAAGTTGTGGACGGGCATAACAGG GAACTAGTCATAGATTTATTACAGTCCATAGTGGAGCTAGTTACTTATGGCGATAGACAAGACCCATCGATTTTCGA ATATTTTATGGAATACCAAGTTTTATCAGAATTTGTTCGTGTGCTAAGGATCAGTAGAAATTCAAGAATTGAGGCACCGTTGCTTCAGTATCTGAGTATAATGATTCAAAATATGAATAGTGACCTTTCAATTT ATTATTGTTTTAGCAATGACTACATCAACAATATTATAGGACACAAGTTTGAATTTGGAGGAGATCTAGCGTTATATTATGTTTCCTTTTtgag AGCAGTGGgcaataaattaaacaaagataCACTTTGCCTTCTTCTGAAGGTTCACGGG GATGCTGTAGTGTCATTTCCCCTGTATGATGAGGCTCTCAAATTTGCCCACCATGGGGATAAGATGATTCAGACAGCTATTTGTGCATTAACTCTCAGTATATATAATG TTAGTGATAATATGGTTTATCAATATATAACAACTCCTCCAGTCTCAAAGTATTTCTCAGATATGGTTTCAAGCTTAAGCAAGAAGTTCTGTCATCTAGATGCCCTTGTCCACGATGCAGA GATGCGTACACgtcaaaagaaagaagaaatacTTTTGGAAACTGATAAGATAGTCGATGATCTGTATTACTTGAAGGACATACTTGGTATTGGCGAGTCTCGTTTGAGTAGAGCAGTTACTGAAAATCTTCTTAGAATATTAATCGTTCCTATATTACTCCCATTACTGCAGATGGGGCAGAGTAAC GGCTCAAATCTGTCTGCAGTTACGTCTTTCTATACTATTTCTTGTCTTCTTCAAGTCATTGGTGGAAAAGGCATGTTCAACTCTGTCGCCGAAGTTATTTTATATCCTCATATGGCCTCAAGTGTGAGAGATGCTGTTCAAGGGGACTCAACTGAGAGCAATGGTCATGCTAAATCTATATTGAGTGAAATGGGAATAGTATCTTCTAGTCATGAGACTGAAGGAGCAGAAAATAATAGCCTCCTTACTGATACTGTCTCTATCAAAAG GAGTGGAATACTAGCACATATTTTCTCCGAGAATCGTAGTCTATTGCTAGCATCACTATTCTTGTTGTTTATTTTAGCAGAAACGAAAG ATCTTCATCCTTTGCCGGCTCAAATGACTGGATTAAGTGGAATGCAATATATGATT GATGTGGATGGTAGTATTGGAAATCTCCTATGGAAACATATGGATGTG ATTTTAAATGCATTATTGAAGGTTTTAGCAAGTCAACCACCTTACTCTATACTAATACAATGGCATGCAGGGTGGTTCTTGCGGAAGCTTTTGATTTGTCAAGGAAAAGGGCTTAGCGATCATAATTTCCAGCTATTCAAT ACCTCATATCAGCAGTCCCGTGAATGTCTTCAGAAAGAACTTGATGGATGCTGGTTTGATCATATCCCAGAGGCTTTCAGAAATGAATGGGCAAACTGTAAAGCAG CTCTCCTGGAAGCATCCCAATGTAAAGATCCTTTTTTTGTTCTCGAGCTTGATGTTAACCAACAAACTACTGATG GTGATGCAGCTTCATACTTTGCTTGGCAGAGGATGGTTGACAATGTGAAG GTTTTTATTCTCCATCTTCAACTTAAATCAACAATTTCCAAAGGAGAATTGCTTGAAGAGCCCTGGCTGGACAGCAGTGCAATTGCTGATTCTAGTAATATGCATGCTTCAAATGGTGTGTCTGCAAGCTTTGGGTCGGAGGTTGCTTTAG GATCTGGAATTCCATGTAGAATTTCATTTTCCAACGCTGGAATCAGGGATATCTACCTGATACCTGTGGCAAAGAAAACATCTGGAAAAGTGATTCTTGCAGAGAAGCATCCTTTCTGCAGTCAACGAGGAATTGTACTTGCTATTGCACCATTGGCTGGTTTAATT CCAAAAATAGACGAGGATCAGCCGACATGGTTGCATCTTCAGATAAGAGAGTCTGAACCAAAACTCCACAAAAGTAAAGTTAGAGGCCAACGTTTGGGGAAGTCCGATCGTGTGGCTGATGGGAGATGGACACTTGGTTTTCCAAATGCCAAAGCTTGCGAAGCTGCTCGATTGTCAATACTTGAGGAAACAAGGAAGCAAAGATCATCTGTCGAGAGTGTACTTGCTCCTCTCCTGCAGAATAGTTGTCTCGGAAATTTATCAGAGAGCGAAGATGAGTGA
- the LOC137744035 gene encoding protein TRANSPARENT TESTA 9-like isoform X2, with amino-acid sequence MEYQVLSEFVRVLRISRNSRIEAPLLQYLSIMIQNMNSDLSIYYCFSNDYINNIIGHKFEFGGDLALYYVSFLRAVGNKLNKDTLCLLLKVHGDAVVSFPLYDEALKFAHHGDKMIQTAICALTLSIYNVSDNMVYQYITTPPVSKYFSDMVSSLSKKFCHLDALVHDAEMRTRQKKEEILLETDKIVDDLYYLKDILGIGESRLSRAVTENLLRILIVPILLPLLQMGQSNGSNLSAVTSFYTISCLLQVIGGKGMFNSVAEVILYPHMASSVRDAVQGDSTESNGHAKSILSEMGIVSSSHETEGAENNSLLTDTVSIKRSGILAHIFSENRSLLLASLFLLFILAETKDLHPLPAQMTGLSGMQYMIDVDGSIGNLLWKHMDVILNALLKVLASQPPYSILIQWHAGWFLRKLLICQGKGLSDHNFQLFNTSYQQSRECLQKELDGCWFDHIPEAFRNEWANCKAALLEASQCKDPFFVLELDVNQQTTDGDAASYFAWQRMVDNVKVFILHLQLKSTISKGELLEEPWLDSSAIADSSNMHASNGVSASFGSEVALGSGIPCRISFSNAGIRDIYLIPVAKKTSGKVILAEKHPFCSQRGIVLAIAPLAGLIPKIDEDQPTWLHLQIRESEPKLHKSKVRGQRLGKSDRVADGRWTLGFPNAKACEAARLSILEETRKQRSSVESVLAPLLQNSCLGNLSESEDE; translated from the exons ATGGAATACCAAGTTTTATCAGAATTTGTTCGTGTGCTAAGGATCAGTAGAAATTCAAGAATTGAGGCACCGTTGCTTCAGTATCTGAGTATAATGATTCAAAATATGAATAGTGACCTTTCAATTT ATTATTGTTTTAGCAATGACTACATCAACAATATTATAGGACACAAGTTTGAATTTGGAGGAGATCTAGCGTTATATTATGTTTCCTTTTtgag AGCAGTGGgcaataaattaaacaaagataCACTTTGCCTTCTTCTGAAGGTTCACGGG GATGCTGTAGTGTCATTTCCCCTGTATGATGAGGCTCTCAAATTTGCCCACCATGGGGATAAGATGATTCAGACAGCTATTTGTGCATTAACTCTCAGTATATATAATG TTAGTGATAATATGGTTTATCAATATATAACAACTCCTCCAGTCTCAAAGTATTTCTCAGATATGGTTTCAAGCTTAAGCAAGAAGTTCTGTCATCTAGATGCCCTTGTCCACGATGCAGA GATGCGTACACgtcaaaagaaagaagaaatacTTTTGGAAACTGATAAGATAGTCGATGATCTGTATTACTTGAAGGACATACTTGGTATTGGCGAGTCTCGTTTGAGTAGAGCAGTTACTGAAAATCTTCTTAGAATATTAATCGTTCCTATATTACTCCCATTACTGCAGATGGGGCAGAGTAAC GGCTCAAATCTGTCTGCAGTTACGTCTTTCTATACTATTTCTTGTCTTCTTCAAGTCATTGGTGGAAAAGGCATGTTCAACTCTGTCGCCGAAGTTATTTTATATCCTCATATGGCCTCAAGTGTGAGAGATGCTGTTCAAGGGGACTCAACTGAGAGCAATGGTCATGCTAAATCTATATTGAGTGAAATGGGAATAGTATCTTCTAGTCATGAGACTGAAGGAGCAGAAAATAATAGCCTCCTTACTGATACTGTCTCTATCAAAAG GAGTGGAATACTAGCACATATTTTCTCCGAGAATCGTAGTCTATTGCTAGCATCACTATTCTTGTTGTTTATTTTAGCAGAAACGAAAG ATCTTCATCCTTTGCCGGCTCAAATGACTGGATTAAGTGGAATGCAATATATGATT GATGTGGATGGTAGTATTGGAAATCTCCTATGGAAACATATGGATGTG ATTTTAAATGCATTATTGAAGGTTTTAGCAAGTCAACCACCTTACTCTATACTAATACAATGGCATGCAGGGTGGTTCTTGCGGAAGCTTTTGATTTGTCAAGGAAAAGGGCTTAGCGATCATAATTTCCAGCTATTCAAT ACCTCATATCAGCAGTCCCGTGAATGTCTTCAGAAAGAACTTGATGGATGCTGGTTTGATCATATCCCAGAGGCTTTCAGAAATGAATGGGCAAACTGTAAAGCAG CTCTCCTGGAAGCATCCCAATGTAAAGATCCTTTTTTTGTTCTCGAGCTTGATGTTAACCAACAAACTACTGATG GTGATGCAGCTTCATACTTTGCTTGGCAGAGGATGGTTGACAATGTGAAG GTTTTTATTCTCCATCTTCAACTTAAATCAACAATTTCCAAAGGAGAATTGCTTGAAGAGCCCTGGCTGGACAGCAGTGCAATTGCTGATTCTAGTAATATGCATGCTTCAAATGGTGTGTCTGCAAGCTTTGGGTCGGAGGTTGCTTTAG GATCTGGAATTCCATGTAGAATTTCATTTTCCAACGCTGGAATCAGGGATATCTACCTGATACCTGTGGCAAAGAAAACATCTGGAAAAGTGATTCTTGCAGAGAAGCATCCTTTCTGCAGTCAACGAGGAATTGTACTTGCTATTGCACCATTGGCTGGTTTAATT CCAAAAATAGACGAGGATCAGCCGACATGGTTGCATCTTCAGATAAGAGAGTCTGAACCAAAACTCCACAAAAGTAAAGTTAGAGGCCAACGTTTGGGGAAGTCCGATCGTGTGGCTGATGGGAGATGGACACTTGGTTTTCCAAATGCCAAAGCTTGCGAAGCTGCTCGATTGTCAATACTTGAGGAAACAAGGAAGCAAAGATCATCTGTCGAGAGTGTACTTGCTCCTCTCCTGCAGAATAGTTGTCTCGGAAATTTATCAGAGAGCGAAGATGAGTGA
- the LOC137745550 gene encoding probable aspartyl protease At4g16563, with amino-acid sequence MATPTSLLLSLTTLLSLLLPSLSSKLTIPLSPFPKSPSTDLLQSLNFHATASVSRARHIKNPKKSAHPSPSTQVPLFPHSYGGYSVSLRFGTPPQTSPFIMDTGSSLVWFPCTKRYTCSKCQFPNIDPSKIPAFIPKLSSSSKIIGCKNPKCAWIFGPEVQSKCQNCNDPTTQNCSQACPTYILEYASGTTAGILLSESLNFPEKIVPDFLVGCSVFSSRQPAGIAGFGRGPQSLPAQMGLSKFSYCLVSHKFDDTPQSSDLVLYTGTISSAQKNETKAQSSIYTPFQKNPGSPNSAFREYYYIMLRKIIVGKKHVNIPYKFLVPGAHGNGGTIVDSGSTFTFMEKPVFEAVAKEFELQMANYTRAKDLENGTGLSPCFDISREEKLEFPELVFQFKGGAKMELPLTNYFSLVSSSGVVCLTIVTDGVVGRGGNGGPAIILGNYQQQNFFVEYDLERERFGFRKQSCK; translated from the coding sequence ATGGCAACTCCCAcctccctcctcctctctctcaccactctcctctctctcctcctcccttctctctcatcCAAACTCACCATCCCTCTTTCCCCATTCCCCAAATCACCGTCCACCGATCTACTCCAATCCCTCAACTTCCATGCCACCGCCTCTGTCTCCCGAGCCCGCcacattaaaaaccccaaaaaatccGCCCACCCTTCTCCCTCCACCCAAGTCCCCCTCTTCCCCCACAGCTACGGCGGCTACTCCGTCTCCCTCCGCTTCGGCACGCCACCGCAAACCTCCCCTTTCATCATGGACACCGGCAGCAGCCTCGTTTGGTTCCCCTGCACCAAACGCTACACCTGCTCCAAATGCCAGTTCCCAAACATCGACCCCTCAAAAATTCCAGCTTTCATCCCCaaactctcctcctcctccaaaaTCATCGGCTGCAAAAACCCCAAATGCGCTTGGATTTTCGGCCCCGAAGTCCAATCCAAATGCCAGAATTGCAACGACCCAACTACCCAAAACTGCTCCCAAGCCTGCCCAACGTACATACTCGAGTACGCTTCGGGCACGACAGCTGGGATTTTACTTTCCGAGTCACTaaattttcccgagaaaattgTCCCTGATTTTCTCGTCGGCTGCTCCGTCTTCTCCAGCCGCCAGCCCGCCGGAATCGCCGGATTCGGCCGCGGACCTCAATCCCTTCCTGCCCAAATGGGGCTTTCCAAATTCTCTTACTGCTTAGTCTCCCACAAATTCGACGACACCCCGCAAAGCAGCGACCTTGTTCTGTATACTGGCACCATTTCTTCAGCCCAAAAAAACGAAACGAAAGCTCAGAGCTCGATCTACACGCCGTTTCAGAAAAACCCAGGTTCTCCAAACTCTGCATTTCGCGAGTACTACTATATCATGCTCAGAAAAATCATCGTGGGCAAGAAGCACGTCAATATTCCGTACAAGTTTCTTGTCCCCGGAGCCCACGGCAATGGCGGGACGATCGTGGATTCCGGATCGACCTTCACGTTCATGGAGAAGCCTGTTTTCGAAGCCGTTGCGAAAGAGTTTGAGTTACAGATGGCGAATTACACGAGAGCTAAGGACTTGGAAAACGGGACGGGATTGAGTCCCTGTTTTGATATTTCAAGGGAGGAGAAATTGGAGTTTCCGGAATTGGTTTTCCAGTTCAAAGGAGGTGCTAAGATGGAGCTGCCATTGACGAACTATTTCTCGCTGGTTTCGAGCTCCGGCGTTGTGTGCTTGACGATTGTTACTGATGGGGTTGTTGGTCGAGGGGGCAATGGTGGACCTGCGATTATTTTGGGGAACTATCAGCAGCAGAATTTCTTCGTGGAGTATGATTTGGAGCGTGAGAGGTTTGGGTTCCGGAAACAGAGTTGTAAATGA